A genomic region of Aspergillus oryzae RIB40 DNA, chromosome 1 contains the following coding sequences:
- a CDS encoding uncharacterized protein (predicted protein) has product MKFHLWAVALASALCVQANEWHAYYRLDSKAYQTKFDEMVSQGFRLNSVSGYEYNKEPNFAVIFEKRPSPAWKSHHGMTSDQYHQKFEDYLKQGYRVVQVNGYTVGGKDRYTAIWEKDSSLPWISRHGMNKEWMQKYFDKYLEEGYRMTHVSGYEVDNESRYAAVWEKRNDSTAWVSVGELNSTEYQATFDKHVKDGYRLVDVDGYQVGDEVLYAAIWDKSASGAWVARHGVESSKFQAEFNKYRDEGYVLRTFSAYNDGTADRYAAIWVK; this is encoded by the coding sequence ATGAAATTCCACCTCTGGGCTGTGGCCCTCGCGTCGGCACTCTGTGTCCAAGCCAACGAATGGCACGCCTATTACCGTCTCGATAGCAAGGCATACCAAACAAAGTTCGATGAAATGGTCTCGCAAGGCTTCCGGCTGAACTCGGTCAGCGGATACGAATACAATAAGGAGCCAAACTTCGCCGTCATCTTCGAAAAGAGGCCCTCACCGGCTTGGAAGTCTCATCACGGAATGACCTCCGACCAATACCACCAAAAGTTTGAAGACTACCTGAAGCAGGGATACCGCGTTGTCCAGGTCAATGGCTACACAGTCGGTGGAAAGGACCGCTACACTGCTATTTGGGAGAAAGACTCCTCCTTGCCCTGGATATCACGTCATGGGATGAACAAAGAATGGATGCAAAAATATTTCGACAAGTATCTGGAGGAGGGATACAGAATGACTCATGTGAGTGGGTACGAGGTGGATAATGAGAGTCGCTATGCTGCTGTTTGGGAAAAGCGGAATGATAGTACTGCCTGGGTTTCTGTTGGGGAGCTCAACTCGACTGAGTACCAGGCTACATTCGACAAACATGTGAAGGACGGGTATCGActtgttgatgtggatgGGTATCAAGTTGGAGATGAGGTCCTGTATGCGGCAATTTGGGACAAGTCTGCATCTGGTGCATGGGTGGCAAGACACGGTGTCGAGTCTTCCAAGTTCCAGGCTGAGTTCAACAAGTACCGTGATGAAGGCTATGTTCTGCGGACTTTCAGCGCCTACAATGATGGGACAGCAGATCGCTATGCTGCTATCTGGGTCAAATAA
- a CDS encoding uncharacterized protein (thiamine pyrophosphokinase): protein MNSGSHGLVLVEIFASNDEPTSQSEVLTKCYTFRVNGCSAILGYILHEIVEKIEWSDSWSIDHHQRTVTLAVPATATADMRSRVLEDTLQATRKLGLISMLQSWRDETFPVYGPEGQLLLEIERCATALFGIVTYGVQLLCYVRDEQGLRLWIGRRSERKQTYPGMLDTTAAGGLVTGKLPIEALICEAHEEASLPEEMVRDKVKPISHLTYFHVRGSKAGGEIGLLQPEVEYTYELELDPGMTPKPRDTEVESFSLYTIDEVLCALKEGQFKPNSAIVIVEFLILHGIIRAENESGYAEILSHLHRELQFPVRILPST, encoded by the exons ATGAACTCTGGATCCCACGGGCTTGTGCTGGTAGAAAT TTTTGCTTCAAATGACGAACCCACATCTCAGTCAGAAGTCTTGACAAAATGCTATACGTTTAGAGTGAATGGCTGCAGTGCTATACTGGGATATATTCTCCATGAAATCGTTGAAAAGATCGAGTGGTCTGACTCATGGTCGATTGATCACCACCAGCGTACTGTGACTCTAGCGGTGCCAGCTACAGCAACAGCCGATATGCGCTCTCGCGTGCTCGAGGACACTCTCCAAGCCACCAGAAAACTAGGCCTCATATCAATGCTACAAAGCTGGCGAGATGAAACATTCCCGGTGTACGGTCCAGAAGGACAACTCCTGCTCGAAATAGAGCGTTGTGCAACTGCTTTATTCGGGATTGTGACTTACGGTGTCCAACTCCTCTGCTATGTGAGGGACGAACAAGGCCTTCGATTATGGATTGGTAGGAGATCAGAACGCAAGCAGACTTACCCAGGTATGCTCGATACCACGGCAGCCGGCGGTCTAGTTACTGGAAAGCTACCGATTGAAGCTCTCATATGCGAAGCACATGAAGAGGCGTCCTTACCAGAAGAAATGGTGAGGGACAAAGTCAAACCAATCAGTCACCTTACATATTTCCACGTCCGTGGGAGCAAAGCTGGAGGGGAGATCGGTCTACTTCAACCCGAGGTAGAGTATACATACGAGCTCGAATTAGATCCAGGCATGaccccaaagccaagggACACCGAGGTGGAGAGTTTCAGCTTATACACTATCGACGAAGTGCTTTGTGCTTTGAAAGAGGGACAGTTCAAGCCAAATAGTgctattgttattgttgaATTCCTTATTCTGCATGGGATCATCCGCGCTGAGAATGAGTCGGGGTACGCTGAAATCTTGTCGCATTTACATCGTGAGCTTCAATTTCCTGTTCGCATTTTGCCGTCTACGTGA
- a CDS encoding uncharacterized protein (amino acid transporters) has product MATHGSADHDGLDMSQIDWLPRMLTVPSLGTSPGTSEPRRSDTHLQPSLSSISFRQPESVTVVVDPRDGAGSDQVILDEQDRTVNRRLRGIHVFMITISGVLGVGLYLRSGSILRIGGPAAVLISFSAMGLLAWLVMQCIGEFLAIWPVAGALVEFVGTFVDEDLGTTVGIAYWWVPLTRRSMAVSQNFQLTVVACRISYCLNFAAMIVAAAGEVEFWNTSKAIQGTVILFIVPLFLVLLNSFGVQVYGFTEVIGGSVKILGAIVVTVSMIVINVGDLPTVFSLQVLTRFQTIATHLYFSTMIEQRETGISFSIAAFSFVGVDIAAATALEARPDRKRISAEDPLNEELKQPWPFISIRFSATWTSFIAWIAYFVAGFVMTLNLPWDSDQLPEAGWLGHPGPKSDRPTDSGFVISAKQSGIKGLADLFNVILLFTALTCANTNLYVGSRTLFGLTRKIYGRKWRWLAFFGKTNSYQVPVRAMFLSCCFLWVPFLYLSPNNSKGTTIASVSET; this is encoded by the exons ATGGCTACTCACGGCAGTGCAGATCACGATGGGCTGGATATGAGCCAAATCGATTGGCTTCCGCGCATGCTTACCGTACCTTCACTCGGGACGTCACCCGGAACATCAGAGCCACGACGGTCGGATACGCATCTACAACCCTCGCTGAGCTCAATCTCCTTTAGACAACCGGAAAGTGTAACAGTAGTTGTGGATCCACGCGATGGCGCAGGGTCCGATCAGGTAATCCTGGATGAGCAGGATCGAACCGTGAA TCGACGATTGCGTGGAATCCATGTGTTT ATGATCACCATTAGCGGCGTCCTCGGCGTTGGACTTTATCTTCGAAGTGGATCTATATTGCGAATCGGTGGGCCGGCAGCTGTTTTGATCTCATTCTCAGCCATGGGCTTGCTAGCCTGGTTGGTCATGCAATGTATAGGGGAGTTTCTCGCCATATGGCCGGTCGCCGGTGCGCTCGTGGAGTTCGTCGGGACATTCGTTGATGAAGACCTGGGCACTACAGTCGGTATCGCATATTGGTGGGTCCCATTGACGAGGCGGAGTATGGCCGTTTCACAAAACTTCCAGCTAACGGTAGTCGCATGCAGGATATCCTACTGTCTGAACTTTGCTGCTATGAttgtggctgctgctggcgAGGTAGAATTCTGGAACACAAGCAAGGCTATCCAGGGCACGGTCATTCTATTCATAGTGCCGCTGTTCCTAGTGCTGCTTAATAGCTTCGGCGTGCAA GTATATGGTTTTACTGAGGTCATTGGGGGCTCTGTGAAGATCCTCGGGGCCATTGTTGTAACTGTGTCGATGATCGTGATCAATGTTGGAG ATCTTCCGACcgtattttctcttcaagtTCTCACCCGCTTTCAGACTATCGCGACTCATCTATATTTCAGTACGATGATAGAGCAGCGGGAAACTGG catttccttttccattgcCGCATTTTCCTTCGTAGGTGTTGACATTGCAGCCGCAACGGCGCTCGAGGCACGTCCCGACAGAAAGCGAATTTCAGCGGAGGACCCTCTGAACGAAGAACTGAAACAACCATGGCCCTTCATCTCGATTCGCTTCTCTGCGACCTGGACGAGCTTCATTGCGTGGATAGCTTACTTCGTCGCAGGGTTCGTGATGACCCTGAACTTACCCTGGGACTCTGATCAATTACCAGAGGCTGGATGGCTGGGCCATCCCGGTCCAAAATCCGATAGGCCAACTGATTCAGGCTTTGTGATAAGCGCGAAGCAATCTGGGATCAAAGGACTAGCGGACCTGTTTAATGTCATTTTATTGTTCACTGCCCTTACCTGTGCCAATACCAATTTATATGTGGGATCCCGCACACTCTTTGGTTTGACACGAAAGATATACGGAAGAAAGTGGCGGTGGCTGGCATTCTTCGGCAAGACAAACAGCTACCAGGTTCCAGTCAGGGCCATGTTTCTATCGTGCTGCTTCTTATGGGTGCCTTTTCTATATCTGTCGCCGAATAATTCGAAGGGTACCACTATCGCTAGTGTAAGCGAAACATAG
- a CDS encoding uncharacterized protein (predicted protein): MRRRHSKWVMVILHSMLITQVCRPFCLSTRYPVGAGIMILSQAMGEEKIENYHGVPMLTHGRNVSYDIPDPGLPEVSQWLTANPNRINLGRIGLQYKGSLVSASQITEPRQELDLWKGVITSTFKIDGQLVNVVTQGDLHSDSVVFEIESSLIASGDLGVELDFPYPPIHSTKYKYEVFVGVYDFPENHTTSIEGYRDSMAHIRHELQETNYYLNLRWGPGQPLRLSRQHNATHRYTLKSRSSSSMAFTANFSPEMQTADLPAVVQQRSSSAWNQYWTQGGFIDLTSSSNPKADELQRRIILSQYHVRVNSAAKGQSPQESGLMNNGWYGKFHMEMVIWHNAHWATWGRQEQFDSIFPELYDTLLPSSFARARSMGWDGARWPKMTDVETGVSSPGGINGLLMWQQASPTHETLERWDRILTATADYMASYAWKNTSSGYYDLGPPAYGVTENTPPSESLNLAYEIAYWRYGLDVAREWKRKLNQPVPEKWTVVAEGLARPPQIDGLYTVYEGLNSSWWNDSSLSGDPRSLIMLQGILPNTPAVDPDIASKTAKKVWEIWTDDKIRGWGRPVLAINAARVGDPDRAIYHLTAYGYWNFDDAGFAERGGDGLFTYEREVIIALTTIVAYMAAGWEGSQGDAPGFPQDGSWVVRHEGLIRAP; encoded by the exons ATGAGACGACGCCACTCCAAGTGGGTAATGGTAATTTTGCATTCAATGTTGATAACACAGGTTTGCAG ACCTTTCTGCCTTTCAACACGTTATCCAGTTGGGGCTGGCATAATGATTCTCTCCCAAGCAATGGGTGA GGAGAAAATTGAGAATTATCATGGAGTCCCCATGTTAACCCATGGGCGGAACGTGTCCTATGATATCCCTGACCCTGGCCTCCCTGAAGTGTCGCAATGGCTCACTGCGAATCCCAACCGCATAAATCTAGGACGCATAGGATTACAGTACAAAGGGTCACTTGTCTCCGCGTCTCAAATTACAGAGCCGCGACAGGAGCTCGACCTATGGAAAGGGGTCATCACCTCGACCTTCAAGATTGATGGCCAATTAGTCAACGTGGTGACTCAAGGAGACTTACATTCGGACTCAGTAGTCTTTGAAATCGAGTCGAGCCTAATCGCATCTGGTGATTTGGGCGTCGAGCTAGACTTTCCATACCCACCAATTCACTCCACCAAGTACAAATATGAAGTCTTCGTTGGTGTCTACGATTTCCCCGAAAACCATACTACCAGTATTGAGGGGTACAGGGACAGCATGGCACATATTCGACACGAGTTGCAGGAGACAAATTACTATCTCAATCTGCGATGGGGCCCTGGACAACCCCTACGGCTTTCTCGTCAACACAATGCAACCCACAGATACACCCTCAAATCCagatcgtcttcttccatggcatTCACGGCGAACTTTTCACCAGAAATGCAAACGGCTGATCTACCAGCTGTGGTTCAGCAGCGTAGTTCCTCGGCATGGAACCAGTACTGGACTCAAGGAGGGTTTATCGATctaacatcctcatctaACCCTAAGGCAGACGAGCTCCAGCGTCGCATTATTCTATCACAATACCATGTGCGGGTTAACAGCGCAGCTAAGGGACAGTCACCGCAGGAAAGCGGTCTGATGAACAATGGGTGGTATG GGAAGTTCCACATGGAAATGGTGATTTGGCATAACGCGCACTGGGCGACATGGGGTCGCCAAGAACAATTTGACAGCATTTTTCCAGAATTATATGACACATTACTACCATCGTCATTCGCACGGGCAAGGTCTATGGGGTGGGACGGAGCACG TTGGCCAAAAATGACTGATGTTGAGACCGGTGTGAGCTCACCCGGCGGCATCAATGGTCTTCTAATGTGGCAACAG GCATCACCGACACACGAGACCCTTGAACGATGGGACCGCATCTTAACGGCCACAGCTGATTATATGGCCTCTTACGCGTGGAAGAATACAAGCTCGGGCTATTATGATCTGGGACCACC GGCATATGGCGTGACTGAGAACACACCTCCATCTGAAAGTCTCAATCTTGCATATGAA ATCGCTTACTGGAGATACGGACTTGACGTCGCGCGcgaatggaaaaggaagcttAACCAGCCAGTTCCCGAGAAATGGACAGTGGTCGCGGAAGGTCTCGCTCGACCCCCGCAAATTGACGGTTTGTATACCGTCTACGAGGGATTGAACAGTTCATGGTGGAATGATAGCTCTCTAAGCGGAGACCCTCGGAGTTTGATCATGCTTCAAGGCATCCTCCCTAACACACCAGCAGTTGATCCGGATATTGCCTCCAAGACAGCCAAGAAGGTGTGGGAAATATGGACCGACGACAAGATTAGGGGATGGGGTAGACCCGTCCTTGCGATCAATGCGGCACGGGTGGGAGATCCGGACCGAGCGATATACCACTTGACCGCATATGGCTATTGGAATTTTGATGATGCTG GATTTGCCGAgcgtggaggagatg GGCTCTTTACATACGAACGGGAAGTAATAATAGCACTAACAACAATAGTGGCATACATGGCTGCCGGCTGGGAAGGGTCCCAGGGCGACGCTCCAGGGTTTCCTCAGGACGGCAGTTGGGTAGTCAGGCATGAAGGATTAATTAGAGCACCGTAG
- a CDS encoding uncharacterized protein (predicted protein) produces the protein MVALTEHVQTSLPRPIDPFSLVPYIDDLWHVAKSRTCFQDDESKVQVDWTDSDSEHRVTRRTFSSLAELQAHQKVASTESNGLRFISINQGNSWRPLNVTQEMFEEIGKLTSSSHMLHNLSLSFHDRFMATETAFSSAPTFVWNEQSIEVAYIFKYASQKTNNDKPDSWTIRQTGVYQRFDTATKHSTWIFLNPTRDCLFQQRLMDMLMSPSQCSQLTSHPLLIHNLLFATFFPKWREYLGSHEATVLTVSNTTVTERIQDPLRVNHQMLTSIRSVESRCLPLQALFRSFDKTLQTLRKANNALKDCGGVQHLPWHKMDQLLDNYESYADAYLQAASFLQSRAATTAQLIADTFSFKNSHTAQEQSDYMLDLTSSTVDDSSTVRVITVVTLIYLPSTFMALLNTQTLLGMNSFFEMDPQTHHLVVSPQFWIFVVCAVPLTAVTVLYWWVRSKRHSKHAKGKVELLA, from the exons ATGGTTGCACTTACCGAACATGTCCAAACTTCTTTACCCCGCCCAATCGACCCTTTCAGTTTGGTGCCATACATAGACGATCTTTGGCATGTAGCAAAGTCCCGAACATGTTTTCAGGACGATGAATCGAAAGTTCAGGTTGACTGGACGGATAGCGACTCAGAACACCGCG TAACACGAAGAACATTCTCATCATTGGCCGAGTTACAAGCACATCAAAAGGTGGCATCTACAGAGTCAAACGGACTGCGCTTTAT ATCTATCAACCAAGGGAACTCATGGAGACCATTAAATGTTACGCAGGAGATGTTCGAAGAGATTGGAAAATTGACTAGCTCTTCGCATATGCTGCACAATCTCTCATTATCCTTCCACGATAGGTTTATGGCTACAGAAACAGCCTTTAGCAGTGCACCCACATTCGTTTGGAATGAGCAAAGTATAG AGGTCGcctatatttttaaatacGCCTCTCAGAAGACCAACAACGACAAACCGGATTCTTGGACAATACGACAAACAGGTGTCTATCAAAGATTTGACACAGCCACAAAGCATTCGACATGGATATTTTTGAATCCCACCAGGGATTGCCTCTTTCAGCAGCGGCTGATGGACATGCTCATGTCTCCATCCCAGTGCTCGCAATTAACGTCACATCCACTGCTAATTCATAATCTCCTCTTTGCTACATTCTTCCCGAAATGGAGGGAATACCTAGGCTCACACGAGGCTACGGTATTGACGGTC TCCAACACGACTGTGACAGAACGCATCCAAGACCCGCTCAGGGTCAACCATCAAATGCTGACCTCCATTCGCTCCGTGGAATCTCGGTGTCTACCGTTGCAAGCTCTCTTTCGCTCCTTTGACAAGACTTTGCAGACCTTGCGTAAAGCAAACAATGCATTAAAGGACTGCGGTGGCGTGCAGCATTTACCGTGGCACAAGATGGATCAGCTACTCGACAACTATGAAAGCTATGCCGACGCCTACTTGCAGGCAGCATCGTTCCTTCAAAGTCGGGCTGCAACCACGGCTCAACTCATCGCAGACACGTTTTCGTTCAAGAACTCTCATACGGCACAGGAGCAATCCGACTATATGCTGGACCTCACTTCGTCCACAGTTGACGACTCATCGACAGTCCGGGTTATCACTGTTGTAACACTCATTTATCTACCGTCCACTTTCATGGCA CTCCTTAATACACAGACACTCCTCGGAATGAACTCATTCTTTGAGATGGACCCTCAAACCCACCATCTCGTTGTGTCTCCCCAGTTTTGGATATTCGTAGTGTGTGCCGTGCCCCTGACGGCCGTGACAGTGCTATACTGGTGGGTCCGGAGTAAACGTCACTCAAAACATGCGAAGGGGAAGGTTGAATTGCTGGCATAG
- a CDS encoding uncharacterized protein (predicted protein), producing the protein MFAKLAFVLLAIEASAQSITSTATSTATSTLPTLQSDWYFIRAVETPYYHSYLQTIPSATPGPAHLASNTNAGQFNIVSGQLVYNTGTEQLYMNVEDPTNKTQRTLQTWFNETENAYGTFAFQGDAVTWTVEDIDRQNTAAWLVCGEDKLYINTGAYGYQTPDGCYDQTGSLNV; encoded by the exons ATGTTTGCCAAGTTAGCCTTCgtccttcttgccattgAGGCATCTGCACAAAGCATAACGTCTACTGCCACCAGCACAGCTACCTCAACCCTGCCCACACTCCAATCAGACTGGTACTTCATCCGCGCCGTGGAAACGCCCTACTACCACAGCTACCTCCAGACCATCCCAAGCGCCACACCTGGACCCGCTCATCTAGCCTCGAACACAAACGCGGGTCAGTTCAATATCGTCTCGGGTCAGCTCGTTTACAATACCGGCACCGAGCAGCTTTACATGAACGTAGAGGACCCTACGAACAAAACGCAACGAACTTTACAAACCTGGTTTAATGAAACTGAGAACGCATACGGGACATTTGCCTTTCAGGGAGACGCAGTTACATGGACGGTAGAGGATATCGATCGGCAAAATACCGCGGCGTGGCTTGTTTGTGGGGAAGATAAGCTGTACATCAACACTGGGGCTTATGGGTATCAAACACCCGATGGATGTTATGATCAAACG GGAAGTCTGAATGTTTGA
- a CDS encoding uncharacterized protein (predicted protein), with protein MIDDAVSATGVPIFAATLFCFVDQGVGLCVCYHHNAVDATGFTEVVRLCSIRVLATSNEEAMRSLFKICARISESQSHSKINSRHIAELYRLVNCMEDYRSLFAGWDLGLGPVWVA; from the exons ATGATAGATGATGCTGTCTCCGCAACTGGGGTGCCTATTTTCGCCGCAACCCTCTTTTGCTTCGTAGATCAAGGTGTGGGCTTGTGTGTCTGCTACCATCACAATGCTGTTGATGCCACTGGATTCACGGAGGTCGTACGACT CTGTTCTATTAGAGTTTTGGCCACATCCAATGAGGAAGCAATGCGGTCGCTTTTCAAGATATGTGCCCGCATTTCGGAGTCTCAGTCACACTCTAAGATCAATTCGCGTCACATCGCCGAGCTCTACCGCTTGGTGAATTGTATGGAAGATTATAGGTCTCTTTTCGCGGGTTGGGACCTCGGGTTGGGACCTGTTTGGGTCGCGTGA